DNA from Acidimicrobiia bacterium:
CGCAGTGGGTGTCGTGTTCCTCTCCGATCGCGAAGATCACGAGCGGATATCACTCCGGGCGCAACTGACGCGCGATCTGATGGACGGCGTCTCGGTGGCCGGTGAGGTCGTCTCCCGCGGCGAAGGGGTCCTCGCCCGGCTGTTTTCACTCATCGTCATCGGGGACCTGGTGTCGGTAGAGCTCGCCGAGCGCGCCGACATCGACCCGATGCCCGTCGTCGTGATAGAGCAGTTGAAGAAGAGGTTGGTGGAGTAGGGCCTCGCTGCCCGCTGCCCGCTGCCCGCAAGAGAAGACGCGTTCGAAGGGGGTTCACGCGTTCTGTCGAATTGCGAATTGCGAATTGCGAATCGCCCCTGGCGTCGGTGGGCGGTTCCCAGCCCGATAACCTCTGAACCTATGAACCATGACATCGCCGACATCGGGCTCGCCGACGCCGGGGCGCTTCGGGTCGAGTGGGCTCGCCGACGGATGCCGGTGCTTGCCTCGATCCGGGAGCGGTTCGAGCGGCAGCAGCCCCTCGCCGGAATCCGTATCGCCGCATGCCTCCATGTGACTGCCGAGACCGCCAACCTCATGGAGGTCCTCCGCGCCGGGGGGGCAGACGTGGCATTGTGCGCGTCGAATCCGCTGTCCACCCAGGACGATGTCGCCGCGGCGCTGGTTGCCGACGGCATTCCGGTGTTCGCCATCCGGGGGGAGGATGCCGACTCGTACTACTCGCACATCCGTGCTGTCCTCGACCGTGATCCGCATGTGACCATGGACGACGGCGCCGACCTGGTCACGATGCTGCTCAAGGAGCGCAAGGATCAGGAGCCGATCGGGTCGACCGAAGAGACGACGACGGGGGTCATCCGGCTGCGGGCGATGGAGAAGCAGGGCGTGCTGCGGTTCCCCGTGGTGGCAGTCAACGACTCGGCGACGAAGCATCTCTTCGACAACCGGCATGGCACCGGTCAGTCGGCCCTCGACGGAATCATCCGGGCCACCAACATCCTGTTGGCCGGCAAGACGGTGGTCGTAGTGGGCTTCGGGGACTGTGGCGCAGGCGTTGCCGCCCGCGCCGACGGTCATGGCGCCCGGGTCGTGGTGGTCGAGATCGATCCGGTGAGGGCGCTGGCTGCCGCCATGGAGGGTTACACCGTTGCCGATGCCGACGAAGCCGCCCGGGTCGGCGACATCTTCATCACGGTCACCGGCAACCGTCATGTGATCAGGGGACGGCACTTCGACGTGATGAAGGATGGGGTGGTGCTGGCCAACGCCGGTCACTTCGACGTCGAGATCGACCTTATCGAGCTCGAGAAGCGGGCGACCGGAAAGCGTCGAATTCGCCACGAGCTCGACGAGTGGACCATGCCCGACGGGCGACGGATCCACGTCGTGGCCGAGGGCAGATTGGTGAACCTCGGCGCAGCCGAGGGTCACCCCGCCGAGGTCATGGACATGTCATTCGCCAACCAGGCCCTCGCGGCAGAGTGGTTGGTGACCAGCGGCAAGGCCCTGGGATATGCCGTGCATCGGCTCCCCGAGCACATCGACGCCGAGGTGGCCACCATCGCCCTCAAGCGGTTGGGAGGCTCACTTGAAGTACTCACGCCCGAACAAGAGCAGTACCTGGCTTCCTGGGAGATAGGGACGTAAGAGGACCTCGCTGCGCTCGGCCCGCTGCCCGCTGCCCGCTTCCCGCAAGAGCGCGCGAACGCGCCGGGACGCGATCTTGCCGGGGGCGGGCAGCGGGTAGCGGGCGGCCTTCCCTTACGCGTCCGTCAGATCGAGCACCGCGCCGTGCCTTGCCTTCGCTTCTTCCAACACTTCCGTGATCTCTCTCGTCACCAGTTCGTTGCGGTCCAGGAGGGCGTCGCGGAGGGCTTCGATCAGGTGGCGGTTGTCGCGCAGCAGGGCGGTGACCACCGCCTTCTGCTCGTCGAGCAGCGATTCGACGGCTGCGCGGGCCCGTTCATCACTGAGCACCCGAGAGGTCAGGTCACCGCCCACCAGTCCGGGATCTGCGGCACGGAGCGAGACCAGGGAGCCGCCCTGCCCCATCGATCCGACCATGTCGGCAGCCATCGTGGTGGCGGCAGCCAGGTCACCGGCCGGGCCGGTCCCCGACTCTCCGTAGAAGAGTTCCTCGGCGACCATCCCTCCGAGGGCGATCTGGATCAACGCCAGCGACTCTGTCTTGCGGCGGGTGTATCGCTCCTCGGTCTCGCTGTGGGCGAGAAGGCCGAGAGCATCCTTGCGCTTGACGATCGACAGCAGGTCGAGCTTCCGGCCGCGGCCCACCAGGTGGGCGACCACGGCATGGCCGGACTCGTGGACCGCGATCGTCTCGCGCTCCTCAGGGGTGTACTCCGTGGGCTCTGCCAAACCGACCTCGATGTCCATCCGGGCGCGCCGCAAGTCGTCGACACTCAGCCGGGATCGCTCGTCACGCATGGCGAACAGCAGGGCCTCGTCGAAGAGCCGCTCGAGCGAAGCAGGGGTGTAACCCATCGTCGACGCTGCCAGATCATCTCGGGCAGTGTCATCGAGCGAGAGATCGTGCGCCTTGCGTGACAAGAAGAAGTCGATCATCTCGCGGCGCTCGGGCCGTGCCGGGAGCCCGAAATGGAGGATCCGGTCGAACCGTCCCGGCCGCAGCAGCGCCGGGTCGAGCGCATCGGCGCGGTTGGTGGCTCCGATTAGAAGGATGTTGGCGTAGGCCGCGCTCCGCATCTTGATGTGCCGGTGGGGCGGCAGCAGGCGGTTGGCAAATCGGCGCCATGCATTCGAGAACCGGATCGACCGGGGCGGGTCGTCGAAGCTCTGCATCTGGACCAGCAGCTCGTTGACGACGCCTCCGGTGCCTTCGGAAACTGTGGACCGCTCGACCGCAGTGGCGGCAGCGCGGCTCATGCCACCTCGGCGACCGCCGATCGCATCGAACTCCTCGATGAAGCCGATCGCTCCGCCCTCCTCTCGGGCGACCTTGCGCAGCTTGCGGAAGTAGGAGCGGATCTTCCGGGCCGTGGCGCCGTACCACATGCTCTGGAAGGCGGTGGACGAAACGAAGAGGAACGGGACTCCGGCCTCCTTGGCGAGAGCCTTGGCAGTGTGGGTCTTCCCGGTTCCCGGGGGGCCTTCGAAGAGGATTCCCCGGCGAGGTGCCCCGCCCATCTGATCGCGAAAGTGGCGGTGGTTGAGGAACACCTCGAGCGTGTGCCGCACCTCCACCAGCACCGGGCCGAGGCCCTTCACCTCATCGAACGAGACGTCGATCTGTTCGGGGAGATAGACCACCTCCGGCGACCTTCCGTTCCCGAGCATCGGCAGCACGATCACGAGGCCGAGTACGAAGATCAGCACTACGCCGGGGAGCCAGAACGCCGCGTCCGGGGGGAGGTTGGGCCAACCGGGGGATACCGGGTTGCCGCCGGCGATTCGCAGCCACAGCCAGGCGACCAGCGGGCCGAGCACCCAGGCGATCCGCCGGAGCCGGCGCCGACGCTGTCGTTCGCGGGTGACCTGGACGTCGACTGCCATGCCTGCCTCGTTCATGTGGAATCACACCCTAAGTTACCGAGAGTAGTGGCACAACGCTTTGGGTAGTCGCGGTGGGGTCATTGTGATTCCGGGGCGGTGACTAGTTAGGGGTCGGCCGGCTGCGCCGGCCTCCGCGATGGGTCGGGCGTTGCCCGGCCGCGGTGATTGCGACACCCATCGCGGCCGGCCGCAGGCCGGCCTCTCGCGGCCGAGCGCAGCGAGGCCTATCTAGGGCCGCCCGGAGGGCGGCCCTATCGCCCATTCGCGTCACACCGTTCGTAGATAGTGACCGCGATGATCTGTCTCGCCTGTGCTGAAGTGGCGCGGGGATTGCTGTGCGGTCCGTGTGTCGGGACGCTGGCGCCTTCCCCGGAGCAGCATCTCCGGGGCATCCTCGTGCGCTCGGCGTTCGCTCATTCGGGGGCGGCTCGTCGGCTGGTGCACCGTCTCAAGTACGAAGGGCTGGTGTCAGCCGCCCGGCCGCTGGCGGCGGCGATGGTGCCCCTTCTCCCGGCGCACACGACCTGCCTGGTGCCGGTACCGAGGGTCAAGGCGCGAAGGTGGCGGCATGGCGTCGACCCGGCCACCGAGCTAGCCAGTGCGTTGTCGGAGATGACCGGCCTTCCGGTGGTCGTCGCGCTGCGACCGCTGGTATGGGTTGCCCGACGAGCCGGACCGGCGGGGAGGCGACGGGGCACCCCCCGGTTCACCGCGACCAACAGACCCCATGCTGGCGGCGTCTTGGTCGACGATGTGGTCACGACCGGCACCACCCTCGGCATCGCCGCATCCGTGACCGGAGCGTGTCACGCGGTTACGGCGACCGCGGGACTTCGGCCCTGATTCTTCGGCGGTCCGAGGGTTACGATTGGTGCAGCCCCTGAGGGGGGAGCACGCAACCCGGAGGCCTGGGTGGCACGCAGACGGCCCCGCCGACGAGCTCGAGACTCGCTCGTGCGGCGCCTGCCCCTCGTTTCCCGTCCGACCATCGCCTCTGAAAGGAGACCCCGTGGATATCCGCGTCCATGCAACGAACATGAGCCTCTCGGACGAATTGCGGGAAATGGCCACCGGGAAGGTGGAGCACGCCACCCGCGTCTTCGATGACGGCGAGTTCATCGATGTCGAGTTCTCGGTGGAGCGGAATCCGAGGATTTCGGAAGAGAAGTACCGGGTGGAGATCACCTCGAAGGTGGCCGGTCAGGTGGTGCGCGTCGAGGCTGCCTCGTTCGAGGAGCGTGTCGCGCTCGATCTGGCGATCGACAAGTACGAGCGGCGCCTTCGGAAGCTGAAGGAGAGGATCATCACCCTCCATCGCCAGCCTCACGAGAAACGACTCAATGACGGCGGGGCGAGCGTCGAAGAACACAACGAAGACGAAAACGAACTTCGGATTGATCGTGTCAAGCGATTTGCGGTCAAGCCGATGACAACCGAGGAGGCGGCCCTTCAGATGGAACTGCTTGGACACAGCTTCTATCTATTCCTCAACGCCGATACGGACCGATACGGGGTCCTGTATCGCCGGCGTGGGGGATCGCTCGGGCTGATTGAACCAGAGTGACCAGTGTTCTCGTCGTAGACGACGTCGAGCTGTTTCGAACCGGCCTCGCGGCCGCGCTCGAGCGCGAAGGCTTCACGGTGGCCGGTGAGGCGAGCAACGCCGAGCGGGCCGTGTCGCAGGCCGAATCGCTGCAGCCCGACCTCGTGCTTCTCGACATCCTCATGCCGGGCATCTCAGGCCTCGACGTCGTAGAGAAGATCAGAGCCGTGTCGCCCCGCTCGAGCGTGGTCATGCTCAGCGCCAGTGAATCCGAGGAGGACCTCCTCGAATGCATCAGGGCTGGTGCCCGCGGCTACCTCGTCAAGGACGCCCCGTTCGGCGAGCTGGCGAGCTCGCTCCACTCCGTGGCCGCCGGCGGCGCGGCGATCTCCGGTCTCATGACCGGCAAGCTGCTCGACGTGCTGTCGCAACTCCTGCGCCACCAGGACTTCGTCGCCCCGCGCCGTCCCGCCCTCACCGGCCGCGAGATCGAGGTCCTCCAGCATGTCGCCAAGGGAATGACATCAAAGGAGATCGGGCGCGTGCTATTCATAAGCGAGAACACCGTGAAGAATCACGTGCGCAACATCCTCGACAAGCTGGGCCTCCATTCCCGCAACGAGGCCGTGCTGTACGCGATTCGCGAGCACCTCGTCGAGCTGTGAAATGACCGATCAGTCGACCGCCACGACGGCTCCCGACACCACCGTCGATTGGAACGGGCAGCAATTCGAATTGGTTCGGGCAGTCTTCGACTCATCGTCGGCGGGCTCCACCGACTCCCTACTTCTCGAGCGGGTCCGCGCCGAGTTCCCGGGACGCGGTGACGACCTCCACGCCGGAGTCGGAGTGCTGCGGGATCTCCTTCGCATCGAGCAGCGCCCCGAACGATTCCGCCGGGTGCTACGGGTCTGGACCAGCAGGATCGCCAACGCGATTCGTCGCGGCGACTTCCACGCTGCCGGCACCTGGATGCGGGCGGTAACTGAGTCTCCCGTGTTTCCGAACGACTTTGCGATCTACGTGGTTGAAGCGGTCCGTGAACTGTCGCGCGAGGAACTGCTCGAGGAGTTGGTCGTGAAGCTCGCCAAGGCCGGCGATCCTCCGGCAGCCGCCCCGTTGCTCATGGCCTGGGGCGAGCCGTTGGTGGAGTACCTCGTCGGTGGCATGGCCACCGATTCGCCGCCGGTGAATCGCCGCCACCTGGTGGAGTACCTCGGAATGGCGGGCCGTGCCGACGTCAGGCTGCTCACGCCTCATCTGCGCGACCCCCGCTGGTTCATCGTGCGCAACCTTGCCAGCGCGATCGGCCGCACCGGTCGTGAGACCGCAGTCCCGGCCCTCGAAGGGGTCCTCGAACATCCCGACGACCGGGTTCGGGTCGAGGTGATACGCGCCTTGACCGTTCTCGGAGGCGAGGACGGCATCGCTCCGGCGCTCAGGGCCCTCGGCGACGAGAGCCCGCGTGTGCGGCAGGCGGCCGTATCGCTGTTGCGGGCCTCGCCTAGCGACTCAGTGGTCGACGGCGTGGCTTCCGTCCTCGAGTCGGGTTCGCACAGCGCAGATGACGCCCGGAGGCTCGTCGACGTGATCGCCGAACGGCGCTCGCCGGCCGCGCGCACCGCACTCGAGCGACTCGCCGGGAAGCGATCCGGGTTCGGCTCGGGGCGGACCGTGCGCGACGCCGCCAAGGCAGTGCTGGAGCGCATGCGATGAGCGAGCTCCTCGGCCACAACTTTCTCCGTGCCCTGTCGCACCTCGGGCAGCGCATAAACCGCATCGACGATGAAGATCTGCGCGAGGCGGCAATCACCGCGCTCGCCGACGCGGGCGAGGTGCTCACTGCTGGTTCCGGCGAGGCCGTCATCACCGTCGCTGCCGACGCGTTCTACCTCGATCGGCGAATGCTCGCCCACGCCTCGACCGAGTTCCACAGCATGCTCCAGTCGATGAAGCAGCGGAGGGTCGACTCGATAACGATTCGCAAGGGGGCTACCCGCCGGGATCTCGCCGATCTGGCCGCCCTGGTGACGGGCCACTCGTCGGACTTGCCGGCAGACGGCACGGTGCGAATCAACGAGCGGGCGATGTCCACCTCCGATCTCGACATCCGTCCGATGTCGGGGCTACGCCGTAGCTATGCCGAGTCCCTCGACGCCCTGCGGGGCGTGTCCACCACTCGGACCCTCGAGCTCGGCGAGGTGCTGGATGTCGTCGACGGATTCATAGCCGGAGGTGCGACCGATCCGGGTGCCTCGCTGCTGATGGCAACCGTGCAAAACCACGACGAGATCACTTACTACCACTCGGTGAATGTCTGCCTCTTGTCGATGGCGCTGGGGCGCTTCGCCGGCCTTGGGAAGGAGCAGGTGCGGCTGCTCGGACTGGGGGCGCTGCTCCATGACATCGGACGCGTCGTGGTGGACGAGGCTGCCCTGTCCCGTGAAGGACGCCTGTCGAACGAGGACTGGGCCCAGGTTCGCCTCCACCCGCAGGAGGGTGCCCTGGCGATCCTGACCGCTTCCGGACCCGGTCAGGAACTCGCCGCGGCCGTAGCGCTCGAGCACCATGTGCGTGTCGACGGCGGCGGATATCCCGGCCTGAGCGGACGACGCCCCTCGTTGTTCAGCCGCATGGTCGCCATCGCCGACTCCTACGACGCGATCACGTCGCATCGGCCCTACCGCCCGGCCCGTACGCCGAACGAGGCGCTCCATGTGCTCCTGGCCGGGGCGGGAACGGCCTACGACGCCGATCTACTCAAGCTCTTCATCGAGATGATGGGCCACTACCCGCCGGGGTCGCTCCTCCGTCTCAATGGAGGTGAGATCGTGATGATTACGCCCGCCGATGGGCCGGTGGTGGTGCGGGAGGGCGACGGTGCCCTCGTCGAACGCCCCCGTCCGATCGTCTTCCCTCCGGGCGACGTGGTCGCTCAGCTCCTCCCGGCCGAGGCCGGAGTGGACCCCAGTTCTCTGCTCGAAATCCTGGAACAGGGCGAGCACGCCGAACGTTGAGCGAGAATCAAGACTCAAGAATCAAGAGCCAAGATTCAAGAACCAAGAATCGATTGCTGGGCTCGTCTTGGTTCTTGGCTCTTGCTTCCGGTCCGAGCGACCCTGTTCTCTGACCAACCGCCTCTCTCTATCATGAACTCTCAATGGCCTTTCTGAAGAAGATCCTTCGCGCGGGCGAAGGCAAGTCACTCAAAATCCTCGAGCGCCTCGTCGTCGCGGTGAACGCCTTCGAACCGGCGATCTCCGCGCTGTCCGATGAGCAGTTGCGTGCCAAGACGGCAGAGTTCAGGCAACGCCTGGCGGACGGGTCGACCCTCGCCGACATTGAGGCCGAGGCGTTCGCCGTCGTCCGGGAAGCGGCGAAGCGGGTTCTCGGCCAACGGCACTTCGATGTCCAGGTCATCGGCGCTGGCGCGCTCCACGATGGCTCCATCGCCGAGATGAAGACCGGTGAGGGCAAGACGCTGGTGTCGACCATGCCGGCATACCTCAACGCACTCGAAAGCAAGGGTGTCCACATCGTCACGGTCAACGACTACCTGGCGCGCCGCGATGCCGAGTGGATGGGGGCGATCCATCGCTTCCTCGGGCTCGAAGTGGGTCTGATTCAGTCGGACATGCAACCCGAAGAACGCCGGCCCCAGTACGCCGCAGACATCACCTACGGCACGAACAACGAGTTCGGTTTCGACTATCTGCGCGACAACATGGCGATGGATCCCCGCTACATGGTGCAGCGCGGGCACAACTACGCGATCGTCGACGAGGTGGACTCGATCCTCGTCGACGAGGCGAGGACGCCACTGATCATCAGCGGACGAGTCGCCGAGACCGCCAAGTGGTATCGCGACTTCGCCCGCATCGCCGATCGCCTCAAGGACGAGATCCATTATGAGATCGACGAAGGCAAACGCCAGGTGATCACCACCGAGGGGGGCGTGACCCAGGTGGAGAAATTCCTCGGGGTCGAGAACATGTACGACCACACGAATGTCGACCTCGTGCATCACCTCGATGTCGCGTTGAAGGCGAAGACGCTCTACAAGCGCGACGTCGACTATGTGATCACCAACGGCGAGATCAAGATCGTCGACGAGTTCACCGGACGCATCCTCGAGGGCCGTCGTTACAGCGAGGGTCTCCACCAGGCGATCGAGGCAAAGGAGGGCGTGCGGATCAAAGAGGAGAACCAGACTCTGGCGACGATCACCCTCCAGAACTTCTTCCGGCTCTACGACAAGCTGGCGGGAATGACCGGCACCGCATCCACCGAAGCCGGCGAGTTCATGGAGATCTACAAACTCGAAGTCGTCGAGGTGCCCACCAATGAGCCCGTTGCGCGCCTCGATCAACCCGACCTCGTCTATATGACCGAGGACGCCAAGTTTGAGGCCCTCACCCAGGACATCGTCGAGCGAAACGCCCTCGGGCAGCCGATCTTGATCGGCACGGTCTCCATCGAGAAGTCGGAGCGGCTCTCCAACGTCCTCAAGAAGCACGGGATCCCCCACGAGGTCCTCAATGCCAAGCAGCATGAGCGGGAGGCCCTGATCATCGCTCAGGCGGGGAGGCTGGGGGGAGTCACCGTGGCCACCAACATGGCCGGACGCGGCGTCGACATCAGGCTGGGAGGGAACCCCGAAGAGATGGCGCGTATCGAGATGCGCAAGCGGGGACTCGAGCCCGACACCCCGGATTGGGACGAAGGGTATGACGAGGCTCACGCGGCGCTCGTTCCCGAAGCCCGTGCGCAGGAGGAGAAGGTGATCGAACTCGGAGGGCTATACGTGCTCGGCACCGAACGCCACGAGTCACGCCGGATCGACAATCAGCTGCGGGGGCGCTCGGGCCGGCAGGGTGATCCCGGAGAGTCCCGGTTCTACCTGTCCCTCGAGGATGACCTGATGCGCCGTTTCGCCACCGACCGGGTGCAGTCGATCATGCGGCGGCTCAAGATTCCCGAGGACGTGCCTATCGAGCACGGGATGGTCACCAAGGCGATCGAGCGCGCCCAGCGCCAGGTCGAGTCGCAGAACTTCGAGATCCGCAAGAACGTGCTGAAGTACGACGAGGTGATGAACCGCCAGCGCGAGGTCATCTACGGATGGCGGCAGCGGGTCCTCGAGGGCCGAGATACCGAGGAGCTCGTCCGCGACTGGATCGATGAGGTGGTCGAAGGGACGGTCGCCGCTGCCATCAACGACGACGTGGCGCCATCGAACTGGGACCGCGAGGATCTTCATCAGCGTCTTGTCGCCGTCTTTCCCACCCGGATGCCGTCCGAGTCGCTCGTCGCCGGAACGTTCACCGTCGATGAAGTAGCTGAGAAAGCGGTCGAAGACGCCCAGGAGGTGTACACCGCTCGGGCCGAGGAACTGGGGCCGGATCTGCTGCGCTCGCTCGAGCGGACGGTGGTGCTGTCGATCGTCGACAACAAGTGGCGGGAGCACCTGGCCGAGATGGACTACCTGCGTTCAGGTGTCGGTCTGCGGGCGATGGGTCAACGCGATCCGCTCACCGAGTACCAGCGCGAGGCCTTCGACATGTTCTCCGACATGGTCGACTCGATCAAAGACGACGCCGTCAAATACCTTTATCACGCCCAGGTCGTCCAACCGAAGGCAAAGCCCGACCCGGTGGTCCAACTGGGTGGTACCGGCGGTGCCGCTCTCAAGCGCCAGGCGACAGCCGATGGCAAGGTCGGTCGCAACGAACCCTGTCCCTGCGGAAGCGGCAAGAAGTACAAGAAGTGTCATGGGGCCGCTGCGTAGCGCCGGCCCCCTAACCTCTCTGGCATGACCGACGATCCTCGCGCCTCCATCGCCTCGCTTCGTACTCGCCTCGCCGATGCCCGGAGGTTTCTTTGACGTCGAGGCCAAGCGGGATGGTCTCGCCGACCTGAGGGATCGGGCGGCCGAGCCCAACCTCTGGAGCGACCGCGAGAAAGCCCTCGAAGTCACCCGGACCCTTGCGCGCAATGAGGGGATCGTCGACCGGTCGGATCGGCTTTCTGCGGCGATCGATGATGCCGAGCTGCTGCTGCAGCTCGCCGACGAAGAGTCCGATGCCGCCGCCGCCGGCGACGTGGCCCGCGAGCTCGGCGCGATCGATGCCGAGTTGTCGAAGATCGAACGCGAGGCGCTCTACTTCGGCGAATACGACGACAGCCCGGCAATCCTCAGCGTTCACGCCGGGGCGGGTGGTGTCGACGCATCAGACTGGGCCGAGATGCTCCTGCGGATGTATCTCCGCTTCCTGGAGCGCTCCGGCTTCGAAGTGGAAGTGGACGAGTACCTCGAAGCCGAGGAGGCCGGAATTCGTTCCGCCACGATCACTGTCCGCGGCGACCGGCCATACGGAACGCTCGAAGGGGAGCGCGGCGTACATCGTCTCGTCCGGATCAGCCCTTTCGACTCGGCGGCCCGAAGGCACACTTCGTTCGCCGGGGTCGACGTGATCCCCGAAGTGGAGGTCGAGGATGTCGAGATCGATCCCGACGACCTCCGGGTGGACACCTTTCGAGCGTCAGGCGCCGGCGGGCAGCACATCAACAAGACCGACTCGGCGGTGCGGATCACCCACCTGCCCAGCGGGCTCGTCGTGGCGTGCCAGGCGGAGAGGTCGCAGCTGCAGAATCGCAACAGAGCGATGGCGCTGCTCGCCGCCCGTCTGGCCGAGCTGGCGCGCCGTGAGCGTGAGGACCATCTCGACGAGATCAGAGGTGAGCAGGGGGAGGCGGCCTGGGGTCGGCAGATTCGCTCCTATGTCCTCCAGCCGTATCAGATGGCCAAGGATCTCCGCACCGATACAGAGGTGGGCAATGTCACCGGCGTCCTCGATGGCGAACTGGAGCCATTCGTCGACGCGTATCTGCAGTGGCGTCGCGAGCAAACGGAGAAATAGCGCAGCGCCTCACAATCACCGGTGTTGTTTTAGGCCACCGCTAACCTCGCCCCGAGCGTCACGGGCGGGTGGGTGCCGACGGCTGACGTCGAGAGCAGCACTCCGAGAGGCGTATTTACATGATCCGGTTGCAGGATGTAGCAAAGATCTACGACGGCGGCACCGTTGCCGTCCGGGATGTAGATCTCGAGATTTCGAAGGGGGAGTTCGTCTTCCTCGTCGGCCCGTCCGGGTCCGGCAAGTCCACCCTCATCCGCCTGATGCTCCGCCAGGAGCTGCCCACCTCGGGTCGAATCTGGGTCGCCGGGAAGGACATCACCACGCTCCCCGGCTGGAAGGTGCCCCTGCTCCGCCGCTCGATAGGCACCGTGTTCCAGGACTTCAAGCTGCTGCCGAGCAAGACCGTTCACGAAAACGTCGCCTTCGCCCTCGAAGTCATCGGCCGCCCGAAGCACGTGATCCGGTCACAAGTGCCGCAGGTGCTGAAGCTGGTCGGTCTCGCCGCCAAGGCGGATCGCCTGCCCAACCAGCTGTCAGGCGGCGAACAGCAGCGGGTATCGATCGCCCGGGCCTTCGTCAACCGGCCCTTGATCTTGCTGGCGGACGAGCCGACGGGAAACCTAGACCCTGCCACCTCGGTCGGGATCATGCGCCTCCTCGACCGGATCAACCGCACCGGGACGACCGTGGTGATGGCTACGCACGACCACGCCATCGTCGACGCGATGCGGAGACGGGTCGTTGCGCTCGAACGCGGTCGTGTGATTCGCGACCAGAGCCGTGGGGCGTACCAGATGGGGGCCGGGGAATCCGTCACTGCCGGTTTCGCCGACGGTCCCGGCGGCGCCGAGGCTTGACGTGAGGTTCCAATACATCCTCGAGCAGGCGATCTCGAACCTCCGTCGCAACGTGCTGGTGGTGTTCGCGGCCGTGGTGGCGGTGCTCGTGATGCTCGCCCTGGTGTTCGGGACGATCGTGGTGCGTTGGTCGATCGACAAGGACATCGGCCGCTGGGACGACAACGTAAGGGTGATCGCCTTCCTGAGCGACGACCTGAGCATCGAAGAGATCGACGGCATGCAGGCGGAGATCCAGACCTGGGGCGAGGTCGACGAGGTCACCTACTTCACCAAGTCTCAGGCGCTCGACGAGTTCCGGGACATCTTCTCCGATCAGCCGTCCCTCATCGACATCGTCGAGGAGGATCCATCGATCCTGCCCGCCTCGTTCCGTATCAAGCCTGCCGAGGCCGCGGACTACTCGGCGATCCGCGACCGGCTGGTGGTGGTTGACGGCGTCTCGCAGGTGTCGTCGGCCGACGAGGCGATCGATGCGCTGGTCGCGCGGGCAGGCCATATGCGGGCGTTCGCGCTGTGGATCATGGTCATCCTCGGGGCGGCGGCGGTGGTGCTGATCGCCAACACCATTCGGATAGCCATCTTCGCCCGCAGGGACGAGATCGGCATCATGAAGCTGGTCGGCGCCGGCAACTGGTTCGTACGGATTCCATTCCTGCTGGAGGGCGTGATCGAAGGGGTGATCGGTGCCGTGCTCGCCATCGCCCTGGTGTGGTCGGTGGGCGGTTCTATCGCCGCGCTGCTGTCCACCGCCACCGACGGCGGGTCGATCAGCCCCCCCACCGACTTCATGCTCCGGCAGGCACTGCTGCTGCTCGGGTTCGGTGCCGGCACAGGGTTGCTCGGCAGCGCCTTCGGGATGTGG
Protein-coding regions in this window:
- the ahcY gene encoding adenosylhomocysteinase, with the translated sequence MNHDIADIGLADAGALRVEWARRRMPVLASIRERFERQQPLAGIRIAACLHVTAETANLMEVLRAGGADVALCASNPLSTQDDVAAALVADGIPVFAIRGEDADSYYSHIRAVLDRDPHVTMDDGADLVTMLLKERKDQEPIGSTEETTTGVIRLRAMEKQGVLRFPVVAVNDSATKHLFDNRHGTGQSALDGIIRATNILLAGKTVVVVGFGDCGAGVAARADGHGARVVVVEIDPVRALAAAMEGYTVADADEAARVGDIFITVTGNRHVIRGRHFDVMKDGVVLANAGHFDVEIDLIELEKRATGKRRIRHELDEWTMPDGRRIHVVAEGRLVNLGAAEGHPAEVMDMSFANQALAAEWLVTSGKALGYAVHRLPEHIDAEVATIALKRLGGSLEVLTPEQEQYLASWEIGT
- a CDS encoding AAA family ATPase, with protein sequence MAVDVQVTRERQRRRRLRRIAWVLGPLVAWLWLRIAGGNPVSPGWPNLPPDAAFWLPGVVLIFVLGLVIVLPMLGNGRSPEVVYLPEQIDVSFDEVKGLGPVLVEVRHTLEVFLNHRHFRDQMGGAPRRGILFEGPPGTGKTHTAKALAKEAGVPFLFVSSTAFQSMWYGATARKIRSYFRKLRKVAREEGGAIGFIEEFDAIGGRRGGMSRAAATAVERSTVSEGTGGVVNELLVQMQSFDDPPRSIRFSNAWRRFANRLLPPHRHIKMRSAAYANILLIGATNRADALDPALLRPGRFDRILHFGLPARPERREMIDFFLSRKAHDLSLDDTARDDLAASTMGYTPASLERLFDEALLFAMRDERSRLSVDDLRRARMDIEVGLAEPTEYTPEERETIAVHESGHAVVAHLVGRGRKLDLLSIVKRKDALGLLAHSETEERYTRRKTESLALIQIALGGMVAEELFYGESGTGPAGDLAAATTMAADMVGSMGQGGSLVSLRAADPGLVGGDLTSRVLSDERARAAVESLLDEQKAVVTALLRDNRHLIEALRDALLDRNELVTREITEVLEEAKARHGAVLDLTDA
- the raiA gene encoding ribosome-associated translation inhibitor RaiA, which gives rise to MDIRVHATNMSLSDELREMATGKVEHATRVFDDGEFIDVEFSVERNPRISEEKYRVEITSKVAGQVVRVEAASFEERVALDLAIDKYERRLRKLKERIITLHRQPHEKRLNDGGASVEEHNEDENELRIDRVKRFAVKPMTTEEAALQMELLGHSFYLFLNADTDRYGVLYRRRGGSLGLIEPE
- a CDS encoding response regulator transcription factor, which translates into the protein MTSVLVVDDVELFRTGLAAALEREGFTVAGEASNAERAVSQAESLQPDLVLLDILMPGISGLDVVEKIRAVSPRSSVVMLSASESEEDLLECIRAGARGYLVKDAPFGELASSLHSVAAGGAAISGLMTGKLLDVLSQLLRHQDFVAPRRPALTGREIEVLQHVAKGMTSKEIGRVLFISENTVKNHVRNILDKLGLHSRNEAVLYAIREHLVEL
- a CDS encoding HEAT repeat domain-containing protein, producing MTDQSTATTAPDTTVDWNGQQFELVRAVFDSSSAGSTDSLLLERVRAEFPGRGDDLHAGVGVLRDLLRIEQRPERFRRVLRVWTSRIANAIRRGDFHAAGTWMRAVTESPVFPNDFAIYVVEAVRELSREELLEELVVKLAKAGDPPAAAPLLMAWGEPLVEYLVGGMATDSPPVNRRHLVEYLGMAGRADVRLLTPHLRDPRWFIVRNLASAIGRTGRETAVPALEGVLEHPDDRVRVEVIRALTVLGGEDGIAPALRALGDESPRVRQAAVSLLRASPSDSVVDGVASVLESGSHSADDARRLVDVIAERRSPAARTALERLAGKRSGFGSGRTVRDAAKAVLERMR